A single region of the Pyricularia oryzae 70-15 chromosome 4, whole genome shotgun sequence genome encodes:
- a CDS encoding cystein rich protein: MKSVTAIQLVSMLLAAPLGINAYKVEVMKVENAKFQNENTITYREPGKPGRVTWGCDPNDGDHLALSADQTYATCCNKPNSVLAGSAATEFHCCSGDEDVALDAEGAYGCCPAGQIFGGACKELCKNGKEFDADGNCVCPKGEEVQPDGNCGVTRKPDVDNGDKPACKSGLETGKCYQFKGKESGKLLAYVNNQYSETARAKNVFPGKFLFCLDETCKAGIPVNPSNQIYIKDLHGPTRAQTGQWLDGAVNGAHIGKTPEFAKAGSFSISKWTCGTYCLSGFIHGLDIACPTTDPSISFYTNGDAEACVPFELIEVPCDIRDDANNCLWDLPAKKC, from the exons ATGAAGAGCGTCACCGCCATCCAGCTCGTTTCCATGCTCCTTGCGGCACCCCTGGGCATCAACGCCTACAAGGTCGAGGTCATGAAGGTGGAAAACGCCAAGTTCCAGAACGAAAACACAATCACCTACCGGGAGCCCGGGAAGCCCGGTCGCGTCACCTGGGGATGCGACCCCAATGACGGCGACCACCTCGCTCTCAGCGCCGACCAGACCTACGCCACCTGCTGCAACAAGCCCAATTCCGTCCTGGCCGGGtccgccgccaccgagtTCCACTGCTGTAGTGGCGACGAAGATGTTgccctcgacgccgagggTGCCTACGGCTGCTGCCCCGCCGGCCAGATCTTTGGCGGCGCGTGCAAGGAGCTCTGCAAGAATGGAAAGGAGTTCGACGCCGATGGCAACTGCGTCTGCCCCAAGGGCGAGGAGGTGCAACCGGATGGTAACTGCGGAGTGACCCGCAAGCCTGACGTGGACAACGGCGACAAGCCTGCTTGCAAGTCTGGCCTGGAGACCG GCAAATGCTACCAGTTCAAGGGCAAGGAGAGCGGCAAGCTCCTCGCCTATGTCAACAACCAGTACTCCGAGACGGCTCGAGCCAAGAACGTCTTCCCGGGCAAGTTCCTGTTCTGCCTGGACGAGACCTGCAAGGCCGGCATCCCCGTGAACCCCAGCAACCAGATCTACATCAAGGACCTCCACGGGCCCACCCGCGCGCAGACCGGCCAGTGGCTCGACGGAGCCGTCAACGGCGCGCACATTGGCAAGACCCCCGAGTTTGCCAAGGCCGGATCCTTCTCCATCTCAAAGTGGACCTGCGGCACCTACTGCCTGTCGGGCTTCATCCACGGCCTCGACATCGCCTGCCCCACCACGGACCCGTCCATCAGCTTCTACACCAacggcgacgccgaggccTGCGTGCCCTTTGAGCTCATCGAGGTCCCCTGCGACATCAGGGACGATGCCAACAACTGCCTGTGGGACCTGCCCGCCAAGAAGTGCTAA
- a CDS encoding calcium-transporting ATPase 1 → MPDEEKAAEELSKPGVDADLHITFHGVDADDERQRRGPGVGRSTSRASSRSSRRRLPQTSPYAGIPIQYRTLSIHESESRRVEAAAAEVGGDKSEKGISKQDQDYFAALNYHQLSTETICQQLNVSQDAGLSSTAAKTRIERDGPNVMPHPKTNYFKKILMYLFGGFCSVLWVGVIVFFICWQPLSDPPSPTNLALAILILIVIFLQAGFSAFQDWSTSNTMKSIQNLLPSETLVIRDGQEMRLPASELVAGDVVRISMGNKVPADMRLVSTSGDIRFDRAMLTGESDEVEGAVDATDENFLETRNIALMGTLVVNGSGTGVVVLTGTRSVMGRIAQAMSNVSEKETLIQREIVRFVKIIVCFTIALASLIAIAWGAWLRKDHPGFMSVVAMLNNVMGCVVAFIPEGMPIAVSLTLMIVARRMKASNILPKGLATVETLGCVNVVCSDKTGTLTQNKMTVSSVAFVDSESVPDDIFESNQEERPMAHALKLHEAAVLCNDATFEPTTTHLPVDERAVRGNATDAAVLRFAAQGERVSPVRPRKPDFKVPFNSKNKWMLTMFGDGKSTPGQQYTVFVKGAPDVLLPHCTNYWSAQGGEVRPLDGEARATLKGFQDKMSRRAERVILLCETTFTPKNTPGTNAFSDEVASEAIKTGLTVIALLGIIDPPRPETAHTISECRRAGIRFFMVTGDYGLTASAIARNIGLFRGSGEPDTVRKVQSRATPSADEMRQMRRQDEGGNGEVRSLLVEGPEIATLSTDDWDVVCEYQDVVFARTTPEQKLRIVTELQARHNVVAVTGDGVNDAPAMRKADVGVAVISGSDVAIEAADLVLMDKFDSIIDAIRLGRLVFQNLQKVISYLLPAGSYSEIAPVILNVFFGTPLPLSAFLMIIICVFTDLFLCLSLIMEKAEFDLLAIPPRDHRRDHLINARIYGQAYLFTGTMETTIAHSMFFLYMWRYAGMPVHELFFLYEGFGEGYRGYTQDQLNGFVATGQSVYFVTLVMLQWGNILAVRNRRMSIVQADPFTKQRRNPWLPLSMVLSLAIAVFVTQTPGIQNLFQTATVPIEFWFIPIPLALAILLADEGRKLLVRLFPKGPIARVAW, encoded by the exons ATGCCAGACGAGGAGAAAGCGGCCGAAGAGCTGTCAAAGCCTGGCGTCGACGCCGACTTGCACATCACATTCCACGGCGTCGATGCTGATGATGAACGCCAGAGACGTGGGCCGGGAGTTGGGCGCTCGACTAGTCGCGCATCGAGTCGCAGCTCGCGCCGTCGCCTGCCCCAGACTTCACCGTACGCCGGCATTCCCATCCAGTATCGCACGCTCTCCATCCACgag TCCGAATCACGTCGCGTcgaggcagcagcagcagaagtTGGAGGCGACAAGTCCGAAAAGGGAATCAGCAAGCAGGACCAGGACTACTTTGCCGCCTTGAACTATCACCAGCTCAGCACCGAGACCATCTGCCAACAGCTCAACGTTTCTCAAGATGCCGGACTgtcgtcgacggcggcaaAGACGCGGATTGAACGCGACGGACCCAACGTGATGCCGCACCCAAAAACAAACTACTTCAAAAAGATCCTCATGTATCTTTTTGGCGGCTTCTGCTCCGTGCTCTGGGTCGGCGTCATCGTCTTCTTCATCTGCTGGCAGCCGCTTAGCGATCCGCCCAGCCCCACGAACCTCGCGCTGGCCATCCTGATCCTCATCGTCATCTTCCTGCAGGCCGGCTTCTCTGCGTTTCAAGACTGGTCAACCTCCAACACCATGAAGAGCATCCAGAACCTTCTCCCCTCGGAAACCTTGGTGATCCGCGACGGACAGGAGATGCGCCTGCCGGCCAGCGAGCTCGTCGCGGGAGACGTGGTCCGCATCTCGATGGGCAACAAGGTCCCCGCCGACATGCGGCTGGTCAGCACGTCGGGCGACATTCGTTTCGACCGGGCCATGCTGACGGGCGAGTCGGACGAGGTCGAGGGTGCCGTGGACGCGACGGACGAGAACTTTCTCGAGACGCGCAACATTGCGCTCATGGGCACGCTGGTGGTCAACGGCAGCGGCACCGGCGTCGTGGTGCTGACGGGCACCCGCTCCGTCATGGGGCGCATCGCGCAGGCCATGTCCAACGTATCCGAGAAGGAGACGCTCATCCAGAGGGAGATTGTGCGATTCGTCAAGATCATCGTCTGCTTCACCATCGCTCTGGCTTCGCTGATCGCCATCGCCTGGGGCGCGTGGCTGCGCAAGGACCACCCGGGCTTCATGTCTGTGGTGGCCATGCTCAACAACGTCATGGGTTGTGTGGTTGCCTTCATCCCCGAGGGAATGCCCATCGCCGTCAGTCTGACCCTCATGATTGTGGCCAGGAGGATGAAGGCTAGCAACATCTTGCCCAAGGGACTGGCCACGGTTGAGACCTTGGGCTGTGTGAATGTGGTCTGCTCAGACAAGACAGGCACCCTCACGCAGAACAAGATGACTGTCTCGTCTGTGGCCTTTGTCGATAGTGAATCTGTCCCTGACGACATCTTTGAATCCAACCAAGAAGAACGGCCCATGGCCCACGCTCTCAAGCTTCATGAAGCTGCGGTACTCTGCAACGATGCAACGTTTGAGCCCACGACCACACATCTACCCGTTGACGAGCGTGCAGTCCGAGGCAATGCTACGGACGCCGCCGTCCTCCGATTCGCCGCGCAGGGTGAGCGCGTCAGCCCGGTGCGCCCAAGGAAGCCCGACTTCAAGGTGCCCTTCAACTCAAAGAACAAATGGATGCTCACCATGTTCGGCGACGGCAAATCGACCCCCGGTCAACAATACACCGTGTTCGTCAAGGGAGCGCCCGACGTGCTGCTCCCCCACTGCACAAACTACTGGTCTGCCCAGGGCGGCGAGGTACGTCCTCTAGACGGCGAAGCGCGCGCCACGCTCAAAGGGTTCCAGGACAAGATGTCGCGCCGAGCAGAGCGTGTCATCCTCCTGTGCGAGACCACCTTCACGCCCAAGAACACCCCCGGCACCAACGCATTCAGCGACGAGGTCGCCTCGGAGGCCATCAAGACCGGCCTCACCGTCATCGCCCTGCTGGGCATCATCGACCCGCCGCGGCCCGAGACGGCACACACCATCTCGGAGTGCCGTCGCGCCGGCATCAGGTTCTTCATGGTCACGGGAGACTATGGCCTGACCGCCTCGGCCATCGCGAGGAACATTGGACTCTTCCGCGGCAGCGGCGAGCCCGATACCGTCAGGAAGGTGCAGTCGCGGGCTACTCCGTCGGCAGACGAGATGCGGCAGATGCGCAGGCAGGACGAGGGCGGCAACGGCGAGGTACGCAGCCTGCTGGTCGAGGGCCCCGAGATCGCGACGCTGTCCACCGACGACTGGGACGTTGTGTGCGAGTACCAGGACGTCGTGTTTGCGCGCACCACCCCCGAACAAAAGCTCCGCATCGTCACGGAGCTGCAGGCCCGCCAcaacgtcgtggccgttACGGGCGACGGGGTCAACGACGCGCCGGCCATGCGCAAGGCGGACGTGGGGGTTGCCGTCATATCCGGCAGCGACGTGGCCATCGAGGCGGCGGACCTCGTCCTCATGGACAAGTTCGACTCCATCATCGACGCCATCCGGCTGGGTCGGCTCGTGTTCCAGAACCTACAAAAGGTCATCTcgtacctcctccccgccggTTCATACTCTGAGATTGCACCCGTCATCCTCAACGTCTTCTTTGGCACTCCACTCCCGCTGTCCGCCTTCCTCATGATCATAATCTGCGTCTTCACCGACCTGTTCCTCTGCCTGTCTCTGATCATGGAGAAGGCAGAGTTCGACCTGCTGGCCATCCCGCCGCGGGACCACCGGCGCGACCACCTCATCAACGCGCGCATCTACGGCCAGGCCTACCTCTTCACCGGCACCATGGAGACCACCATCGCGCACTCCATGTTCTTCCTCTACATGTGGCGGTACGCCGGCATGCCCGTGCACGAGCTCTTCTTCCTGTACGAGGGGTTCGGCGAGGGCTACCGGGGCTACACGCAGGACCAGCTCAACGGCTTCGTGGCCACGGGCCAGAGCGTCTACTTTGTCACGCTCGTCATGCTGCAGTGGGGCAACATCCTGGCCGTGCGCAACCGCCGCATGTCCATCGTCCAGGCCGACCCCTTCACCAAGCAGCGCAGGAACCCCTGGCTGCCGCTGAGCATGGTGCTGAGCCTGGCCATCGCCGTGTTTGTGACGCAGACCCCCGGCATACAGAACCTGTTCCAGACGGCCACCGTGCCCATAGAGTTTTGGTTCATACCCATCCCgctggccctggccatcctcCTGGCGGACGAGGGGAGGAAGCTTCTGGTGCGGCTGTTCCCCAAGGGGCCGATCGCCCGCGTGGCTTGGTGA